From Leishmania braziliensis MHOM/BR/75/M2904 complete genome, chromosome 22, a single genomic window includes:
- a CDS encoding carnitine palmitoyltransferase-like protein yields MRTCLPRWCACEGTRSAAHGPLYASGNWAALRTNVGASSREATVEELLTPSLVPTRHYQRSLPKLPLPTLHDTLQRYLSAAEPLCTPKQLANTSAIVASFLKGDGLHIHDELRRTDTANPHTSYISSDLFEQMLKERSALPLRSHSTWLVRPDPEKHDMLVRSAYWIWASVHFYKLYLDNQLRPEVRYVVDGGFAKRSGFWTTEWFQRSAALLPDCVSTPFVYNVSLGVVRPLDMSQFDCLFNSSRVPGVLQDEIKPVGFAPYVLVQYRGHQFQISVADADCVPLSIDELYAQLRDIVHTNIAPANTDVSVLTALPRTEWNAARTMLLRNVVNGKSLEVVEESMLVLNLDADDERDVMVDPMSPVGVTAKSPSVRAGNRWWDKSLSVSVNRRGDIAVSAESSWGDGVAVRRYINDVYALSRAAHSHVLRKDAPATHKLRQLQWHVPAELVALAKRVAERVKKDRESLDIAAGVLDIDTIPTPTVEATVQLAAQLAMFRVQQQPMNCMQRTDLHYYRRGRSEQFPLATPESTAFLLSMRSSERQTQQAACHTALQRYKAEKNAVSRGGTTQSHLLALRLTAERFLGRVPDLYSDPAFSLVTRPALHFELAEAEATYGCGYTLQPFSRHLTCSRTGSTLLYQVTSPLPSSLYGATSSTTFAEAFTDACREVADLLALS; encoded by the coding sequence ATGCGCACATGCCTTCcgcgctggtgtgcgtgtgaaggCACTCGCAGTGCCGCACACGGACCCCTGTACGCATCCGGCAACTGGGCGGCCCTCCGCACAAATGTGGGGGCCTCGTCAAGGGAAGccacggtggaggagctgttGACACCGTCTCTTGTGCCCACACGTCATTATCAGCGCAGTCTTCCcaagctgccgctgccgacccTTCATGACACTTTGCAGCGGTACCTCTCGGCTGCAGAGCCTCTGTGCACACCAAAGCAGTTGGCCAACACGAGCGCGATTGTAGCCTCCTTCCTGAAGGGTGACGGGCTGCACATTCACGATGAGCTACGGCGCACCGACACAGCGAACCCTCACACTTCGTACATCTCTTCCGACCTCTTCGAACAGATGTTGAAAGAGCgcagcgcgctgccgctgcggtcCCACAGCACGTGGCTTGTCCGGCCAGATCCGGAGAAGCACGACATGCTGGTACGGAGCGCCTACTGGATCTGGGCCTCGGTTCACTTCTACAAGCTGTACCTCGACAATCAACTCCGTCCCGAAGTGCGTTACGTCGTGGATGGCGGCTTCGCAAAAAGGAGCGGCTTCTGGACCACGGAGTGGTTCCAGcgctcggcggcgctgctccccGACTGTGTTAGCACCCCATTTGTCTACAATGTGTCGCTGGGTGTCGTACGGCCGCTGGATATGTCGCAGTTCGACTGTCTTTTCAATTCTTCGCGGGTGCCCGGTGTCCTTCAGGACGAAATAAAACCGGTCGGCTTTGCGCCCTACGTATTGGTGCAGTACCGTGGCCATCAATTTCAGATCTCCGTGGCGGATGCCGACTGCGTGCCGTTGTCCATTGATGAGCTGTACGCTCAGCTGCGTGACATTGTGCACACGAATATCGCACCAGCAAACACCGACGTGAGCGTCCTCACCGCATTGCCGCGCACAGAGTGGAATGCGGCCCGGACGATGCTGTTGCGAAATGTCGTCAATGGTAAGAGtctggaggtggtggaagaaAGTATGTTGGTCCTTAACCTCGACGCGGACGACGAGAGGGACGTCATGGTGGACCCAATGTCTCCTGTGGGGGTGACGGCAAAGTCGCCGTCGGTACGAGCAGGGAACCGTTGGTGGGACAAGAGCCTGTCTGTGTCTGTTAACCGCCGCGGCGACATTGCCGTCTCGGCAGAGTCGAGCTGGGGCGACGGCGTTGCAGTACGGCGGTACATCAACGACGTATACGCCCTTAGTCGTGCAGCGCACAGTCATGTGCTAAGGAAGGATGCGCCAGCTACACACAAACTGCGCCAACTCCAGTGGCACGTCCCAGCCGAACTCGTGGCCCTGGCGAAAAGAGTTGCGGAGCGGGTGAAGAAGGATCGCGAAAGCCTTGACATTGCGGCCGGTGTGCTTGACATTGACACGATACCCACTCCCACTGTCGAGGCCACAGTACAACTGGCAGCGCAGCTCGCTATGTtccgtgtgcagcagcagccgatgAATTGCATGCAGCGGACAGACTTGCATTACTATCGCCGCGGCCGAAGCGAGCAATTCCCGCTTGCCACGCCGGAGAGCACCGCTTTCTTGCTGAGCATGCGTTCCTCAGAACGACAGACACAGCAAGCAGCGTGCCACACAGCCTTGCAGCGCTACAAGGCGGAGAAGAACGCTGTCAGTCGCGGAGGCACCACACAAAGTCACCTGTTAGCGCTGCGCCTGACGGCGGAGCGATTTCTTGGCCGCGTTCCTGACTTGTATAGCGACCCTGCCTTTTCACTTGTCACTCGACCTGCACTGCACTTTGAGctggccgaggcggaggcgacgtACGGCTGTGGATACACGCTCCAGCCATTTAGCCGCCACCTTACCTGTAGTCGCACTGGATCCACCCTACTGTACCAAGTGACGTCTCCGCTTCCATCCTCATTATACGGTGCCACCTCAAGCACTACCTTTGCAGAAGCCTTCACGGACGCATGCCGCGAGGTAGCGGATCTGTTGGCGCTCAGCTGA